The sequence below is a genomic window from Brevibacillus agri.
ATTCCGGCAGCAGAGCACCACACGCTGGAGCGCTTTCGCCTGCTGATTATCGACGAGCGCGAGGTGATTTTCGCCTGTGAGGAAAACCAGTCGTGGCAAGCGATCAAAACGATGTCCAAGCCGTTTGTCAAAGTTTTCACGGAATTTTTCTACCACGATCTCGCGCTGGCGAAAATCAGCCGGAAGCATTACGATCTGATGATGAATGACGACGAGATCAGAAGCATTTTGATGCAGCTTCGTTATTGAGGCTCCGTTAGGAAGGCGAAGGGAAACCGCTTTTGCAGGTGCAGATGAGTTGCGGGATCGCCAGCAACGCGCCAGAAATGCGCCAGAAATGCGCCAGAAATGCGCCAACAATCCGCCAGACATGCTTGCAAGCGAGCGTGCCTGGCTTTTTTGCTGGATAGATTTTTAAAAAATTAATCGTATTCAAAAATTTGTTGAAAAAGAAGTGCGCAGAATAGTATGGTTAACGTAACGAAAAATATTTCTGACTTTTCATTCATTCGCGGGGTGATGCTATGTCGAAGATCGAAAATCGCTTGCAGCAACTGGGCTATACGCTGCCGCCGCCACCGCCGACGATGGCGAACTACGTCTCGTGCGTGCGGACGGGCAATCTGCTCTACACTTCCGGGGCGGGCTGCTACGTCGATGGCAAGCCGCTCTACCTGGGCAGGCTGGGGGCAGACGTGACGATCGAAGAAGGGTACGAGGCGGCGAAAATTACGACGCTCAATCTGCTTTCGATGCTGAAAGCCGAGCTTGGCGATCTCGACCGGATTGTGCGCATGGTCAAGCTGTTTGCGCTGGTCAGCAGCGCGCCGGATTTTTACGAGCAGCCGCGAGTCATCAACGGCGCTTCCGACCTTTTGATCGAAGTGTTCGGGGAGGCAGGCAAGCATGCGCGGGCGGCAGCCGGAACCTCTGTCCTGCCCTTCAACAATCCGCTTGAGATTGAGCTGATTGTGGAGGTCAGTTGACATCATCTTAGACAAAAGAAGCGAGGCTTTTTTCATGACGAAACCGATTCATCCGATTCTCACCAGCTACATACCGGTCGTGGAAGGGCTGGCGAAAACATTCGGCCAGCATTGCGAAGTGGTGCTGCACAATCTGACGGACGTGTCTTCCTCGATCATTGCGATCCACAACGGCCATGTGAGCGGCAGACAGGTCGGCTCCCCTGTCACCAATCTGGCGCTGCAAGCGCTGCGCACCGCCAAGACGAGCCAGGAGGACTACGACCTCAACTACCGCAACGACACGATCAAAGGCAAGCAGATCAAGTCCAGCTCGATCTATATCAAGGACGAAAACGGACAGGTCATCGGCAGCCTGTGCATCAACATCGACCTGACGCACATTGCGATCGCGCAGTCGGCCTTGAGCGAAATGATGGCGTTTGCCGACAAGGTGGAGGAAGGCCGGACGGCAGAAACGTTCGCGCCAACGGTCACCAGCCTGATGGAGCAAATGATCGACGACTGCCTGAAAAAGACGGGCAAGCCGATCGCTCTCATGCAAAAAGAAGAAAAAATCCAGTTTATCCACCTGCTCGACGAAGTCGGCCTGTTTTTAATCAAAGGGGCCGTCCAGCATGTGGCCGATTTGCTGGGCGTCACGAAGTACACGATCTACAACTATTTGGACAAAAAAGACGGGAGATGAGCGAGCATGGCAGATGCGACTGTGGAGCAGGCGCGGCGTTTTCACGATGGCGTCCATGTGCTGGACGGGCATTTTGACCTTTTGATGGATGTGGAGATTCAACGCGGCTACGGACGGACGAAGCTGATCGAGACGGAGTATTTGCCGCGGTTTCAGCAGGGCGGCGTGCATTCCGTCGTGGCCGCCGTATTCGTCGAAGATGCGTTTGTGCCGGAAATGGCCTTGCGCAAGGCGCTGAACCAGGTGAGCGCCCTGCACGCGGAAGCGGCGGAGTCCGGCGACCAGTTTGTCATCGCAAAATGCGTGCAAGACCTGCTCACAGCCAGACAGGCAGGCAAAGTCTCGTTCATCCTCTCGCTGGAAGGCGCAGAGCCGCTGTACAACGATCTCGGCCTGCTGCGCATTTTTTACGAGCTGGGCGTGCGGATGCTGGGGCTGACGTGGAGCCGCCGCAATTACGCGGGAGACGGCAGCTTTTTCGCTCCGGTGCGCGAAGGGAAAAAGGGCGGCTTTATACAATTTCATCTACAATAATGATATTGAACAAATCACCAGCGTTGCATAAAAATCTCTGGACTAATAAACTGATTTTTCTGTACGTGATTCTGGTTTCAAATGGCGAAAGAACGGAATGACCTACAAGGTAGTTCCGTCCATTTGGCATTTATATAGGGCTTGCTGAACAATGCATAAACGCGAGGAATCGTGAAATAATCAAAGAAAACTGCGGAAAATCTGGATTTATAACCAAGTGCAAGGTTTTTGCAGGAATTCTTTGAAAAACCTTGCACCAGTAAGAATTTCGTTCAATCAAGAGGCACACGAAACGTTCAAAATGGATCGGAAAAACAGTATTTTATACTACTGATATGCCATTCAGACTCTGACTTTGCTGTTTTGGAACCAAATCTGCATATTATTCATGATTTCTTGTATATTTCTCATTCGTTCAGCAAGCCCTAATAGCCAGTGAGAGAGAGCGGGAGGGGTAAAATGACAATAAAAAAATGGATGCCACTAATAGCGACAGGGATACTGATTTTGTGTATTTACCTAACTTTTTTGCTGGGTGTTCTTTAAATGGTGTTTCAACCAACTGGTCAGGGGAAATAAAAGTGACAGCAATTAACCGTAATGTAACAACTGATAATTTGAAGCTTGAATATAGGGTTAAGGAGTTACCTATAAGTTTAAAAAGTATAGAAGTAAATCTATCTGAGGAACTAGGTCTTAATAAAACAATCAAGTATCACAATCCATACCAATACAGTGATACTGTTTATTTAATGACACTTGATGGAGGAGAAATGGATGCTTGGGTTCTTCCTGTTTGGAAACTCCGAAGTAAGCTTTCCAATGCATATGTTACAATCATTTGGGATGACACAAAAGGAATAGAGCATACGGAAACTATTAAACTGAAGTAATCGAAAAGGAAGCTAGGTTTATGAGCTCTGGGGGAAAAGGTTAACTGTATTAAAATTATTCAAATTCTAGGCCCACGTTTATTTTTAAGGCTGTTTTCGTAAACTTTGTGGCTTCTGAAGGAGAAAAATAAACATTGTGATATAATAAAGATATAAAAATAGTAATTGTATAAAGGTTTGAATATGATAAATTAGGAATAACAAATAACTTTCAGGAGGTGAACCCATTTGAATAAATACAGTATTTTTTCACTTGCTACTTTGGTAATCTTCATTGGTTTGTTTTATACAATGTTGAGTGGTGTGTCGTTAGGAACATTCGGTAAACCATTTATTATTTCGATGTTTCTGTTCCCATTATTAGGAGTTTTTTCGGGACTAAAAGCCAAAAAAGGCATAATGAAATGGCTACTAATAATACTTAACATTATTGCAATTTGTACAATCGGATATATTTCATTACTTGCCAATGGTATTGCCGAAAATTGATGCAAGACGGGTAGCATACGCTATCCTTTTTTATGCCTTATAAAACAGACCTTAAAGAATTGACTGTGGTGTTGGTCGATTTTTGACACGCTGAAATAAGCATTTGCTCAACACGTTTTTCAAATGCCAAATACTTGCCTAATTCAAGCCAACGGAACAGTGTCAATTTCTTCAGCTCTTACACGACCTGTTCCTGCTTTTCGAGCAATCACACTACCGTTACGGTCTTGTGCAACTACAACAGCAATTTTAAGGTTGGAAATTCCTCTTTTTTCGTCTTTTTCACCTCGTTTCTTGGATTTTCTATGAGTGATTTCTCTACCTTTCATAGACTCACGAAAGAAGGTTTCGTCACTCTCAACGATACCTTGCAGTTGATTAAAGCCAAGACTTCCTAATGCGTTCAAGATTTTATGCCTCCAATAAAAGGCAGTAGAAATGTGTATTTGGAGTTTTTCAGCGATTTTTGGTAGGGTATATCCCTCTACCATTAATTCAATGTATTTCACCCATTTTTCAGGGTATCGAGAGCCTGAAAATGGCGTATTTGTCAGATCATTGAAAGATTTTCCACAATCATTACATAGATAGCGTTGTCTTGAGCGATAGATACCGTTCCGTTTAACCGATGTACTACCACAATGGACACAACCCAAGAGCGCGGGAGACGGCGCTCTGACGCTCGCGGCTCCGGGCAACGAGCCAGCCGACGCGTACTTGTTTGACCCGCTGGACGCCGCGCCTTATTTGCTCGATTTGTCCGAAAACGAAAACAGCGTGCCGGAAAATTACCGGGAGGTCGAAAAGCGCCCGGACGTGCTAGTCTACACCTCGGAGCCGTTGCAGGAAGACGTCGCGATCGCGGGGGAAATCTCGGCTGTCCTGTACGCGGCAAGCTCTGCGCGGGATACGGACTGGCTGGTGCGCCTGAGCGACGTCGATGAAGAGGGCAACTCCATCCGGCTGTCGGACGGAATCATCTGCGCCCGCTACCGTCATTCTTTTGCCGAGCCGAAGCTGCTTGAGCCAGGCCAGATTGAGCGCTACGAAATCCGCATGGGCAAAATCGCCAACGTCTTCGAAAAAGGCCACCGCATTCGGGTCTGTGTCACGTCCGGGGCGGAGAACTTTTCGTTCCCGAATCCGAACACCGGGACAGATTTGGCGACGGAAACCGAGACGGTGGTGGCCCGGCAGCACATTTACCACGATGAACAGCACCCGAGCCACATTCGCCTTCCTTTGCTGCCAAAAAACAGGTAGCAGGCGGCACAGGCACAGGGCGAATTTTCGCCAGCACATGCCAATCATGAAACAGCGGCTGCCAGCAAGTTCGGCAGCCGTTTTTTCTCGTGCCAGCATACGTGCAACTAAGGCTGTACCAATGGCTTGTCGCAGCCAAATTTTCTGATCTGATTATGCAAAAATGGGTTGCCGATGCGCGATTGCATAGATGCTACGGCAAAAACGTTTCGAAACAGGGTGAAAATAAACTGAAATTCCTAAATAATCAGACTTGGTACAAAATATGCAGAGGACAACTTCTCGAAAAAGGAGAGGAGCCTAGCAAAAGAACTGGGGGATTGATCTATGGAGCATCCGACTGCACCAACGCTGAAACGCTCGCTTACCTTGAAACACATCGTCTTTTTCGGGCTGGCTTTCATGGCCCCGCAAACGTTTTTTTCGACCTACGGTGTTGCCGTACACAGCACAAACGGGATGATGCCCACGGCGTATGCGATTGCGCTGATTGTCATGCTGTTTACGGCGTACAGCTATGCGCAACTGGTAAAAGCGTTTCCGAATGCGGGAGCGGCCTACACGTTTACGCAAAAAACGATCAGCCCGCACGTCGGCTTTATCGTCGGCTGGACGATCATCATCGACTACATGTTCAGCCCGATGATTAGCTCGCTGCTCATCGGCATCTCGCTGTCCGCCTTCTTTCCTTCCGTCCCGATGTTCGTCTGGATCGTTTCGTTTGTTGCCGTCATTACGGCGGTCAACATTCTCGGGATCAAGCTGGCAGCGCAGTTCAATACGTACATGCTGTTTTTGCAACTGTTCGTCTTCCTGCTGTTTTTCGTTTTGGCGATTTACGGACTGCAAAACGGCAAGGGGGCAGGGACACTGTTCTCGACGCTGCCCTTTTACGATGCAAAAATCAACGTTCCGACGCTTTTGTCCGTCGTTCCGCTGCTCTGTTTCAGCTTCCTCGGTTTTGACGCGGTGACGACGCTTTCGGAGGAGACGAAGGACGCGACGAAAACATTGCCGCGAGCGATTTACATGATTACGCTGATTGGCGGGCTGCTGTTTATTTCCGGCTCTTATTTCGCGCAACTCATTTTCCCGCAGTATCAGTCCTTCCAAAATCCCGACTCCGCTTACTTGGAGATTGCCGCGTACATCGGCGGAAACGTGTTTACGAGCATTGTGATTGCGGTCGGGCTGACAGCGGGTTTTGCCTCCGCCGTAGCGTCAGGCACGAGCGCCTCGCGCATTTTGTACGCGATGGGCAGGGAAAATGTTTTGCCGAAAAAAGTGTTTGGCTATTTGTCGCCGAAGTTCCGCACGCCGATTCCGAATATCGTCCTCATCGGCGTAGTCGCGATGAGCGCGCTGTTTCTCGATCTCATGACGGCCGTATCGTTTATCAATTTCGGGGCCTTATTCGCCTTTTTCTTCGTCAATCTGGCCGTGATTGCCCATTACTACATTCGCGAGAAACAGCGATCGTTCAAAGGCACGATTCAATACTTGCTCCTGCCGCTGATCGGTGCGGCGCTCATCGGCCTGTTTTTTGTCAAGCTGGACAAACACTCCTTGCTGCTCGGGGGAAGCTGGCTGCTGATCGGCTTTCTTTATCTGCTGGGGCTGACGAAAATGTTCAGGCAGCCGCCCCCCATGCTCACTGTCGACGAGGTGCACTAAAGGCGTACGGAATGAGGCAAACGTTTTTTCACAGCAAACACGATCTGGAGAGGATGGATATTTATGACCACGCAAACAGCCGACCTGATTGTATCGAGCAACGCCGTTTTTACCGGGCTTTCCGACCGGCCGGAGCCTGCCGCTATTGCCATCGCGGGCAACCGGATTATCGCGGTTGGCTCCAAGGAAGAAATCAGCAAGTACGCAGGGGAAGAGACAAAACGATACGATTTTCAGGATCAGCTCGTCATGCCAGGGTTTCACGACTTCCATCTGCACGTGATGCACGGAGCGGTGATGATGGAAAGCGCGATGCTGTTTTCCGCCCGCTCCGAAGCGGAAGCGCTGGAGATCATCCGCGAATTTGCGCAAGCGAAGCCGAATGAACCGTGGGTCATCGGCGCGGTCTGGGATGCCGGCTACTGGGACACGCAGCGACTGCCGAATCGCTACTCCCTCGACCGGGTTGTCCCCGATCGGCCTGCGATCATGTTCCACGCCGAAGGCCACTACGTCTGGGTGAACTCCAAGGCGCTGGAGATTGCAGGCATCGACCGGAACACGGAAGACCCTGCCTTCGGGATTATCGGCAAAGACGAAACCGGAGAGCCGGATGGCCTGCTGTACGAAAAAGCGATGGGGGCCGTCGTCAAGCACGCCTATCATTTTACAAAAGCAAAGAAGCAGGAGCTGTTCAAAAACTTCCTGGCGCACGCAGCGAGTCTCGGCGTCACTGCCGTGCACGACCTGTTCGCCACAGAATCGATGGATATGCTGACGGATTACGAGCTGTTCAAGGAGTTCGAGGACACAGGGGAGCTGACGGCGCGGCTTCACCTCTGGCCTGCCCTGGACGGCGACCTGGAGCGGGCGAAAAGGCTGCGGGAGACGTACCAGTCAGACAAGCTGCGAGTGTCGGGCTTGAAGCAGTTCATCGACGGCGTCATTACGGCGCGTACCGCCTATTTGCTGGAGCCGTACGCCGACCAGCCGGATACGCGCGGAGAGACGTCGTTTCCGCCGGAGACGATCAAAAAATGGGTGGTGGAGGCCGACAAGGAAGGCTTTTCCATTCGCTTCCACGCCATCGGAGACGGGGCGATCCGGCTTGCCTTTGACGCCTACGAGGAAGCGCAAAAAACAAACGGCAAGCGCGACTCTCGCCACTCCATCGAGCACGTGGAAGTCATCCACCCGGACGACATTCCCCGGTTCAAGGAGCTGGATGTGACCGCTTCGATGCAACCCGACCATTTTGCCATGTCCGAGCGGGGCGTGTACACCGAGCGCATCGGTTTGGCGCGGGAACCGCATGTGTTCTCCATCAACACGCTGCAGCAGGCCGGAGCGAGACTGGCGTTTGGCACAGACTTCCCGATCGACATATTGCAGCCGCTCTTGCAAGTGTATCGCGCCGTCACCCGCATCGACAGCAGCGGGGAAAACGTCTGGCATTCGCATGAACGGATCTCGCTCGCCGATGCGCTCAAGGCGTACACAGCCGGATCGGCATATGGGACGTTCCGCGAGCACGAGCTGGGGACTTTGGAGGCGGGCAAGCTCGCTGACATCGCCGTCCTGGAGCGCAATCTGTTTGCCATCCCGGTGGAGGAAATTCTGGATACGAAAGTGCGGCTGACGATTTTCGATGGAAAGGTAGTTTTTGAGCAGGCGGAAACACTCGTCGAAAAGTAGGCGGCCATCCCCAACACAAAATCCCAATTTCTCGTTATCCACGCGAGAGATTGGGATTTTTTTCGGGCTGATGCATTCACATTCAGGAGTGGTGGCGTTCTTCTGCTGCGGCCTGCGCTTTTGTTCGGTGCACCGTTCCGTGCGGATGATGGGGCGGCGCGTAGATCGTGTACAGTTTCAACGGCTCGTTTCCGGTGTTGATGATGTTGTGCCACGTTCCTGCCGGGACCATCACGGCATAGTCGTCATTCAGTCTGGCCTGATAGTCCAGCCTGTCTCTTCGCGGCCCCATTTGCACAAGCCCGTGGCCCTCTTCGATGCGGAGGAACTGATCGGTGTCCGGATGGATTTCCAAGCCAATGTCTCCGCCCACGGGAATACTCATCAGCGTCACCTGCAAATGCTTCCCTGTCCACAGGGCGGTGCGATAGTTTGTATTTTGCTTCGCAGCTTCATCAATGTTGATCGCCAGTGGATGAGGGCCGTAGTCTTTCAGCTCAACGCGATTCCAGCCGCCCTCCCAGCTTGCATGCCAATGGGAGTAGGCCGGAAGCCAGTAGTGCTCCCAATACGGCTGATTCCAGTTGACCGGCATGGCGGTGGGATGCCATGGATGGTGATAATACGATGGGTACATCGTGTTGCTCCTTTCGCGGGTTTTGCTCTCCCGATTACCATATGCGGATGCCCATGTGTGTGAAAGCCCAAAAATCGAAAACAGAGCAGAGCGCACAGGCGATCGCCGCCTGTTCGTCACCGCCTGGCGTTTGCGAAAGTCGTTGCCTCATCGCTTGAGAAAGTCGCTGTCCCCTCGCTTGAGAAAGTTGCCACCCCATCGCTTGCCATTCCCACGCTATTCCTATGGAAGCTTGCTCGCTATCTGTCGCAAAAAAGCCGCTGTATTTTTGCCGAAGGGAACGCTATCAAGCTGCCCTCCCGCATTTATTGCGCCGCCGCCGAAGCGCCGTCCAGCAGCACAAAATTGTTGATGTAAGTATCTGGCCTGGAAAAGAGCAGGGTGATCGTGCGGGTGGCAAAGTCGTAGTAATACAGGCCGTTCAATGCTCCGGCGACAGGGGCCAGATGCTTGGGCGGGTTTTTCACAGTTCCAGCGAAGTAAAACCCTTGTTTGTCAACAGACAAGTACATTTCCTCGATTCTCCCCAACTCGGGAAGGTCCAGCTTCTCTTTTTTGCCTGAACCCAGGTAGTGCAAGTAGTTCTCCCGCTGTTTATGGACCATGGGCGCACTTCTGACCAGCGCTAGCTTCGCATCCTTTGAGACGGAAAAGGAAGGAATCACTTCTCGGGCCTTGTACAATTCCCGCAAGGCATTTCCGTTCAGATCGTACTCGACAACGCGGTGCGTGGCGGCCACGACGTCATCTGCCTGTGTTTCGTTTGCCTTTTCCATGTTTTGGCTGCTTTCTGCAAAAGAATACAACGTCGCGTACAGCTTGCGAGTAAACGGATTATAGGACAACGATCGGACGGACGTATCGTGATCTTCGGGCTTCATCCAGTACGTAAGCGTGTTGGCGCGCAAGTCATAGGAGGCGAGCTGGACAACGTCTTTCCTTTTTTCCGCGGTCGCCAAAATCACCTTGTCGCCCGTCGGA
It includes:
- a CDS encoding RidA family protein translates to MSKIENRLQQLGYTLPPPPPTMANYVSCVRTGNLLYTSGAGCYVDGKPLYLGRLGADVTIEEGYEAAKITTLNLLSMLKAELGDLDRIVRMVKLFALVSSAPDFYEQPRVINGASDLLIEVFGEAGKHARAAAGTSVLPFNNPLEIELIVEVS
- a CDS encoding helix-turn-helix transcriptional regulator, which translates into the protein MTKPIHPILTSYIPVVEGLAKTFGQHCEVVLHNLTDVSSSIIAIHNGHVSGRQVGSPVTNLALQALRTAKTSQEDYDLNYRNDTIKGKQIKSSSIYIKDENGQVIGSLCINIDLTHIAIAQSALSEMMAFADKVEEGRTAETFAPTVTSLMEQMIDDCLKKTGKPIALMQKEEKIQFIHLLDEVGLFLIKGAVQHVADLLGVTKYTIYNYLDKKDGR
- a CDS encoding dipeptidase, yielding MADATVEQARRFHDGVHVLDGHFDLLMDVEIQRGYGRTKLIETEYLPRFQQGGVHSVVAAVFVEDAFVPEMALRKALNQVSALHAEAAESGDQFVIAKCVQDLLTARQAGKVSFILSLEGAEPLYNDLGLLRIFYELGVRMLGLTWSRRNYAGDGSFFAPVREGKKGGFIQFHLQ
- a CDS encoding CocE/NonD family hydrolase, encoding MTLAAPGNEPADAYLFDPLDAAPYLLDLSENENSVPENYREVEKRPDVLVYTSEPLQEDVAIAGEISAVLYAASSARDTDWLVRLSDVDEEGNSIRLSDGIICARYRHSFAEPKLLEPGQIERYEIRMGKIANVFEKGHRIRVCVTSGAENFSFPNPNTGTDLATETETVVARQHIYHDEQHPSHIRLPLLPKNR
- a CDS encoding APC family permease — translated: MEHPTAPTLKRSLTLKHIVFFGLAFMAPQTFFSTYGVAVHSTNGMMPTAYAIALIVMLFTAYSYAQLVKAFPNAGAAYTFTQKTISPHVGFIVGWTIIIDYMFSPMISSLLIGISLSAFFPSVPMFVWIVSFVAVITAVNILGIKLAAQFNTYMLFLQLFVFLLFFVLAIYGLQNGKGAGTLFSTLPFYDAKINVPTLLSVVPLLCFSFLGFDAVTTLSEETKDATKTLPRAIYMITLIGGLLFISGSYFAQLIFPQYQSFQNPDSAYLEIAAYIGGNVFTSIVIAVGLTAGFASAVASGTSASRILYAMGRENVLPKKVFGYLSPKFRTPIPNIVLIGVVAMSALFLDLMTAVSFINFGALFAFFFVNLAVIAHYYIREKQRSFKGTIQYLLLPLIGAALIGLFFVKLDKHSLLLGGSWLLIGFLYLLGLTKMFRQPPPMLTVDEVH
- a CDS encoding amidohydrolase produces the protein MTTQTADLIVSSNAVFTGLSDRPEPAAIAIAGNRIIAVGSKEEISKYAGEETKRYDFQDQLVMPGFHDFHLHVMHGAVMMESAMLFSARSEAEALEIIREFAQAKPNEPWVIGAVWDAGYWDTQRLPNRYSLDRVVPDRPAIMFHAEGHYVWVNSKALEIAGIDRNTEDPAFGIIGKDETGEPDGLLYEKAMGAVVKHAYHFTKAKKQELFKNFLAHAASLGVTAVHDLFATESMDMLTDYELFKEFEDTGELTARLHLWPALDGDLERAKRLRETYQSDKLRVSGLKQFIDGVITARTAYLLEPYADQPDTRGETSFPPETIKKWVVEADKEGFSIRFHAIGDGAIRLAFDAYEEAQKTNGKRDSRHSIEHVEVIHPDDIPRFKELDVTASMQPDHFAMSERGVYTERIGLAREPHVFSINTLQQAGARLAFGTDFPIDILQPLLQVYRAVTRIDSSGENVWHSHERISLADALKAYTAGSAYGTFREHELGTLEAGKLADIAVLERNLFAIPVEEILDTKVRLTIFDGKVVFEQAETLVEK
- a CDS encoding cupin domain-containing protein; amino-acid sequence: MYPSYYHHPWHPTAMPVNWNQPYWEHYWLPAYSHWHASWEGGWNRVELKDYGPHPLAINIDEAAKQNTNYRTALWTGKHLQVTLMSIPVGGDIGLEIHPDTDQFLRIEEGHGLVQMGPRRDRLDYQARLNDDYAVMVPAGTWHNIINTGNEPLKLYTIYAPPHHPHGTVHRTKAQAAAEERHHS